A region of Apus apus isolate bApuApu2 chromosome 14, bApuApu2.pri.cur, whole genome shotgun sequence DNA encodes the following proteins:
- the RBBP6 gene encoding E3 ubiquitin-protein ligase RBBP6 isoform X5, with amino-acid sequence MSCVHYKFSSKLNYDTVTFDGLHISLCDLKRQIMGREKLKAADCDLQITNAQTKEEYTDDSALIPKNSSVIVRRIPIGGVKATSKTYVMTPKSHKTLETAFRSRTEPVSGTSKAIDDSSASISLAQLTKTANLAEANASEEDKIKAMMTQSGHEYDPINYMKKPLGPPPPSYTCFRCGKPGHYIKNCPTNGDKNFESVPRIKKSTGIPRSFMMEVKDPNTKGAMLTNTGKYAIPTIDAEAYAIGKKEKPPFLPEEPSSSSEEDDPIPDELLCLICKDIMTDAVVIPCCGNSYCDECIRTALLESEEHTCPTCHQTDVSPDALIANKFLRQAVNNFKNETGYTKRLRKQVQQQQQQQQQQPPPPPPPPPPPPLMRQTITRNLQPLLRPAISRQQDPIMIPLASLASRSAALSSLGPGPSPGLPVNPSSVIVSDLPPAVSLSLRGEKPDGPFRDADTLLPPAALVSAAELSKSSPLSISSLLEEKGYQVPVLRQPALPSLLGPQGQSIPTTGHPMRAGAIRSAGGRPGWELSNRGRPHSDRAQRTQAPTLPASAPVFVPVPPPPLYPPPPHALPLPPGVPPPQFPPQFPPGQPPSAGYPVPPPGYPPAPANMSSAWVPAAVPAAHSNTIPTTQAPPLSREEFYREQRRLKEESKSPYSASSYSRSSYTYSKSRSGSSRSRSYSRSFSRSHSRSYSRSPPYPRRGKGKSRNYRSRSRSHGYHRSRSRSPPYRRYHSRSRSPVFRGQSPTKRTVPQGEAEREYFNRFREVPPYDMKAYYGRSVDFRDPFEKERYREWERNYREWYEKFYKGYAVGAQPRPPVTRENFSPDRFGPPGTRRENSPYARGRREDYPGGQSHRNRNIAGNYPEKPSGRESHAIKDPTKSKEKEVENPLGDGKGNKHKKHRKRRKGDENEGFPSAELLEGARKPREPGAAEDVKTDSLFMLPSRDDATPVRDEPMEADSIAFKPVSEKEKKEKEKPKAKADKTKRKVEVAVPPKKDSTAKPAKASQEKAETDREKSPRAEPPVKKVKEELPKTESVKISSSQKDEKALGTPRKVHPKATKDHPETRPTKEEKAKKDHPKETKSEKPSNKEDKAKKPAEKGKPDAKPEKRKRKADEKVDKEHEATATKASKPETAESKPSPKGKTEPDGEKGERTPEKDKAGFLNNPAKKIKLNRETGKKIVSGENVPPAKEPVEKPEPSSSKVKQEKAKGKARRKVAAADGSSSTLVDYTSTSSTGGSPIRKTEEKPDTKRTVIKTMEEYNNDNTAPAEDVIIMIQVPQSKWDKDDFESEEEDIKSTQVPTNIGKPASVIKNVSAKPPNPIKHNEKETEPLEKTQKMTKEASYESSQHDTKSSKSSMSNEKGKTKDRDHSLSDKDTSEKRKNSVQPEKDHSERATEQGNGKNISQSSKDSRSSEKHDTGRGSTAKDFTPNREKKSDHDGSRDHSSSKRRDEKSELARRKESPSRPRESTSVQKSKPREERAELPKKGAGDAKRSSHSPSRERKPAEHKAAHEAKWAVEEHKPPEKNPGKEKEKPVPEVKVNKEKEPAVNKPPVKQESPEVKAEKENVTGQNDKSLVKPKPQVSSSSRLSSDLTRETDEAAFVPDYNESDSESNVSAKDEEAAGKNPKEVKEKAVVDKVKEEPAAPAAAEQPEASRSQSQSSPSVSRSRSQSPSESQTRSHSSSASSGESQDSKKKKKKKEKKKHKKHKKHKKHKKHAGNETELEKSQKHKHKKKKSKKSKDKEKDDQKVKSVPT; translated from the exons ACTGCCAATCTGGCTGAAGCCAATGCTTCCgaagaagataaaataaaagctatgaTGACACAGTCTGGCCATGAATATGATCCAATCAA TTACATGAAGAAACCCTTGGGCCCACCTCCTCCCTCATACACCTGCTTTCGTTGTGGAAAACCTGGCCACTATATAAAGAACTGCCCAACAAATGGG GACAAAAATTTTGAGTCTGTTCCCAGAATTAAAAAGAGCACGGGAATTCCAAGGAGTTTCATGATGGAGGTGAAGGATCCCAACACCAAGGGTGCGATGCTGACCAACACGGGGAAATACGCGATACCAACTATTGACGC GGAAGCTTATGCTataggaaagaaggaaaaacctcCCTTCTTACCTGAGGAgccatcctcctcctctgaagAAGATGATCCTATTCCAGATGAGTTGTTATGTCTGATTTGTAAAGATATAATGACTGATGCAGTTGTCATTCCGTGCTGTGGAAACAGTTACTGTGATGAAT GTATTAGAACAGCCTTGCTGGAGTCTGAAGAGCATACCTGCCCAACTtgtcatcagacagatgtttcTCCAGATGCATTAATTGCCAACAAGTTCCTACGTCAG gcTGTGAACAACTTCAAAAATGAAACTGGCTACACAAAAAGGCTACGTAAGCAGgttcagcagcaacagcagcagcagcagcagcagccgccaccaccacctccacctccacctccaccaccCCTCATGAGACAAACCATCACACGCAacctccagcctctgctccGGCCAGCCATTTCCAGGCAGCAGGATCCAATAATGATCCCATTAGCTTCTCTGGCCTCTCGTTCTGCTGCTTTGTCATCCTTGGGCCCTGGTCCGTCACCTGGGCTGCCAGTAAATCCGTCTTCTGTCATTGTCTCTGATCTCCCTCCAGCAGTGTCCCTGTCTTTGCGTGGTGAAAAGCCAGATGGACCTTTTCG TGATGCTGATACTCTTTTACCTCCCGCTGCTctggtttctgctgctgaactgtCTAAATCTTCCCCTCTGTCGATCAGCAGTTTGTTGGAAGAGAAG GGCTATCAGGTACCTGTACTGAGACAACCAGCATTACCGAGTCTTCTGGGCCCTCAAGGACAATCAATACCCACAACTG GTCACCCAATGAGAGCTGGTGCCATTCGCTCAGCAGGAGGCAGACCAGGCTGGGAACT CTCAAATCGAGGACGCCCACATAGTGATCGTGCCCAAAGGACTCAGGCCCCAACACTACCAGCCTCAGCACCAGTCTTTGTGCCTGTGCCTCCACCTCCCCTGTATCCTCCACCACCCCACGCACTTCCTCTTCCTCCGGGGGTACCACCACCACAGTTTCCTCCTCAGTTTCCACCTGGTCAGCCTCCATCTGCTGGGTACCCTGTCCCCCCTCCAGGAtaccccccagctcctgcaaacATGTCATCAGCTTGGGTACCAGCAGCAGTACCAGCGGCTCATTCAAATACCATCCCAACGACACAAGCACCTCCCTTATCTAGGGAGGAGTTTTACAGAGAGCAGCGGAGACTGAAAGAGGA GTCCAAGTCTCCCTATAGCGCGTCGTCCTACTCCAGAAGCTCCTACACCTACTCCAAGTCACGATCAGGTTCTTCCCGCTCTCGCTCCTACTCCCGCTCCTTTAGCCGCTCCCACTCCCGCTCCTACTCGCGGTCGCCGCCCTATCCCAGAAGAGGCAAAGGGAAGAGCCGCAACTACCGCTCTAGGTCACGGTCTCATGGTTATCACCGGTCAAGGTCGAGATCACCCCCCTACCGAAGGTACCACTCCCGGTCACGGTCGCCAGTCTTCAGAGGCCAGTCTCCCACTAAACGGACTGTACCCCAGGGGGAGGCGGAAAGGGAATATTTTAACAGGTTCAGAGAAGTTCCACCGTACGACATGAAAGCTTATTACGGCAGATCTGTTGACTTCAGAGATCCCTTTGAAAAGGAGAGATACAGAGAATGGGAGAGGAACTACAGGGAATGGTACGAGAAGTTCTACAAAGGCTACGCTGTTGGTGCTCAGCCTCGGCCTCCAGTAACAAGAGAGAACTTTTCCCCAGATAGGTTTGGTCCACCTGGGACCCGACGAGAAAATTCACCGTATGCTCGGGGACGCAGGGAGGATTATCCTGGtgggcagagccacagaaatCGTAACATAGCTGGAAATTACCCTGAAAAACCTTCTGGAAGAGAGAGCCATGCCATCAAGGATCCTACAAAATCAAAAGAGAAGGAGGTGGAAAATCCACTGGGCGATGGAAAAGgcaataaacacaaaaaacaccggaagagaagaaaaggggaTGAGAACGAAGGATTTCCCAGTGCAGAGTTGCTAGAAGGTGCAAGAAAACCAAGAGAACCAGGTGCAGCAGAAGATGTTAAAACAGACTCTTTGTTCATGCTACCAAGCAGAGATGATGCCACCCCTGTGAGAGACGAGCCAATGGAAGCAGATTCTATTGCTTTCAAACCAGtgtcagaaaaggagaaaaaagagaaggagaagccaAAAGCAAAAGCTGACAAGACAAAGCGGAAAGTTGAAGTGGCCGTTCCCCCCAAGAAAGATagtacagcaaaaccagcaaaagcTTCCCAAGAGAAGGCAGAAACTGATCGAGAAAAATCTCCTCGAGCAGAACCTCCTGTGAAAAAAGTGAAGGAGGAGTTGCCAAAGACAGAGAGTGTTAAAATATCTTCCTCTCAGAAGGATGAGAAGGCTCTTGGTACCCCACGGAAAGTTCACCCAAAAGCAACAAAAGATCACCCAGAAACTAGACCAACCaaggaggaaaaggcaaagaaagacCATCCAAAAGAAACCAAGTCAGAGAAGCCCTCCAACAAAGAGGACAAGGCTAAAAAACCTGCTGAAAAAGGCAAACCTGATGCAAAgcctgaaaaaagaaaaagaaaagcagatgaaaaggTTGACAAAGAACATGAAGCCACTGCCACAAAGGCCTCTAAACCAGAAACTGCTGAATCAAAACCATCGCCAAAGGGGAAGACTGAACCTGatggggaaaaaggagagagaacacCAGAGAAGGATAAAGCTGGTTTTCTTAACAACCCTGCAAAAAAGATTAAACTCAACCGAGAAACTGGGAAAAAGATTGTGAGTGGAGAAAATGTGCCACCTGCAAAAGAACCTGTTGAGAAACCTGAGCCAAGCAGTAGCAAAgttaaacaagaaaaagcaaagggaaaagcGAGAAGAAAAGTAGCAGCAGCCGATGGATCTAGTTCAACTCTTGTAGATTATACCAG caCCAGCTCTACTGGAGGAAGCCCCATtagaaagactgaagaaaagccAGATACAAAGCGGACTGTCATTAAGACCATGGAGGAGTATAATAACGATAATACAGCCCCTGCTGAAGATGTCATTATTATGATCCAGGTCCCTCAGTCAAAGTGGGATAAAGATGACTTTGAGTCTGAAGAGGAAGACATTAAATCTACCCAGGTGCCCACAAACATAGGAAAACCTGCCAGTGTTATAAAAAATGTGAGTGCTAAGCCACCGAACCCCataaaacacaatgaaaaagagacagagcctttggagaaaacacagaaaatgacaAAAGAGGCAAGTTATGAAAGCTCCCAGCATGACACTAAAAGTTCAAAAAGTTCTATGtcaaatgaaaaaggaaaaaccaaagACCGGGATCATTCTTTGTCAGACAAGGACACttctgagaagagaaagaacagTGTTCAGCCAGAAAAAGACCACTCAGAACGTGCAACTGagcaaggaaatggaaaaaacatttctcagtCTTCCAAAGACAGCAGATCTTCAGAGAAACATGACACTGGCCGTGGATCCACTGCTAAAGACTTTACTccaaacagagagaaaaaatctGACCATGATGGCAGCAGAGATCATTCTAGTTCCAAGCGCAGAGATGAAAAGAGCGAATTAGCCAGGAGGAAAGAGTCCCCTTCTCGACCCAGAGAATCCACATCAGTCCAGAAGAGCAAGCCAAGGGAGGAGCGAGCGGAGCTGCCCAAGAAGGGCGCTGGAGATGCCAAgaggagcagccacagcccctcGCGGGAGCGCAAGCCGGCTGAGCACAAAGCTGCTCATGAGGCCAAGTGGGCGGTGGAGGAACACAAACCTCCAGAGAAAAAcccaggaaaagagaaagagaagcctGTACCAGAAGTAAAGGTCAATAAAGAGAAAGAGCCAGCTGTTAATAAACCACCTGTGAAACAAGAATCACCAGAGGTAAAAGCTGAGAAGGAGAATGTGACGGGGCAGAACGATAAAAGCCTCGTCAAGCCTAAACCTCAGGTGAGCAGCTCCTCACGGCTCTCCTCTGATCTCACGCGAGAGACTGATGAGGCTGCCTTTGTACCAGACTACAATGAAAGTGACAGTGAGAGTAATGTATCTGCAAAAGAtgaggaagctgcaggaaaaaatccaaaggaagtgaaagaaaaggctGTTGTTGATAAGGTGAAAGAGgaaccagcagcacctgctgcagctgagcagcctgaAGCGAGCAGAAGCCAGAGCCAAAGCAGCCCCAGCGTTAGCCGCAGCCGCAGCCAGAGCCCCTCGGAGAGCCAGACTcgcagccacagcagcagtgccagctcagGAGAGAGTcaagacagcaagaaaaagaaaaagaaaaaggagaagaagaagcaCAAGAAGCATAAGAAACACAAGAAGCATAAGAAACACGCGGGAAACGAGACAGAATTGGAAAAGAgccaaaaacacaaacacaagaagaaaaagtcgAAGAAGAGCAAAGATAAAGAGAAAGATGACCAAAAAGTGAAATCTGTCCCTACATAG
- the RBBP6 gene encoding E3 ubiquitin-protein ligase RBBP6 isoform X3, with translation MSCVHYKFSSKLNYDTVTFDGLHISLCDLKRQIMGREKLKAADCDLQITNAQTKEEYTDDSALIPKNSSVIVRRIPIGGVKATSKTYVMTPKSHKTLETAFRSRTEPVSGTSKAIDDSSASISLAQLTKTANLAEANASEEDKIKAMMTQSGHEYDPINYMKKPLGPPPPSYTCFRCGKPGHYIKNCPTNGDKNFESVPRIKKSTGIPRSFMMEVKDPNTKGAMLTNTGKYAIPTIDAEAYAIGKKEKPPFLPEEPSSSSEEDDPIPDELLCLICKDIMTDAVVIPCCGNSYCDECIRTALLESEEHTCPTCHQTDVSPDALIANKFLRQAVNNFKNETGYTKRLRKQVQQQQQQQQQQPPPPPPPPPPPPLMRQTITRNLQPLLRPAISRQQDPIMIPLASLASRSAALSSLGPGPSPGLPVNPSSVIVSDLPPAVSLSLRGEKPDGPFRSLLEEKGYQVPVLRQPALPSLLGPQGQSIPTTGHPMRAGAIRSAGGRPGWELSNRGRPHSDRAQRTQAPTLPASAPVFVPVPPPPLYPPPPHALPLPPGVPPPQFPPQFPPGQPPSAGYPVPPPGYPPAPANMSSAWVPAAVPAAHSNTIPTTQAPPLSREEFYREQRRLKEEEKKKSKLDEFTNDFAKELMEYKKIQKERRRSFSRSKSPYSASSYSRSSYTYSKSRSGSSRSRSYSRSFSRSHSRSYSRSPPYPRRGKGKSRNYRSRSRSHGYHRSRSRSPPYRRYHSRSRSPVFRGQSPTKRTVPQGEAEREYFNRFREVPPYDMKAYYGRSVDFRDPFEKERYREWERNYREWYEKFYKGYAVGAQPRPPVTRENFSPDRFGPPGTRRENSPYARGRREDYPGGQSHRNRNIAGNYPEKPSGRESHAIKDPTKSKEKEVENPLGDGKGNKHKKHRKRRKGDENEGFPSAELLEGARKPREPGAAEDVKTDSLFMLPSRDDATPVRDEPMEADSIAFKPVSEKEKKEKEKPKAKADKTKRKVEVAVPPKKDSTAKPAKASQEKAETDREKSPRAEPPVKKVKEELPKTESVKISSSQKDEKALGTPRKVHPKATKDHPETRPTKEEKAKKDHPKETKSEKPSNKEDKAKKPAEKGKPDAKPEKRKRKADEKVDKEHEATATKASKPETAESKPSPKGKTEPDGEKGERTPEKDKAGFLNNPAKKIKLNRETGKKIVSGENVPPAKEPVEKPEPSSSKVKQEKAKGKARRKVAAADGSSSTLVDYTSTSSTGGSPIRKTEEKPDTKRTVIKTMEEYNNDNTAPAEDVIIMIQVPQSKWDKDDFESEEEDIKSTQVPTNIGKPASVIKNVSAKPPNPIKHNEKETEPLEKTQKMTKEASYESSQHDTKSSKSSMSNEKGKTKDRDHSLSDKDTSEKRKNSVQPEKDHSERATEQGNGKNISQSSKDSRSSEKHDTGRGSTAKDFTPNREKKSDHDGSRDHSSSKRRDEKSELARRKESPSRPRESTSVQKSKPREERAELPKKGAGDAKRSSHSPSRERKPAEHKAAHEAKWAVEEHKPPEKNPGKEKEKPVPEVKVNKEKEPAVNKPPVKQESPEVKAEKENVTGQNDKSLVKPKPQVSSSSRLSSDLTRETDEAAFVPDYNESDSESNVSAKDEEAAGKNPKEVKEKAVVDKVKEEPAAPAAAEQPEASRSQSQSSPSVSRSRSQSPSESQTRSHSSSASSGESQDSKKKKKKKEKKKHKKHKKHKKHKKHAGNETELEKSQKHKHKKKKSKKSKDKEKDDQKVKSVPT, from the exons ACTGCCAATCTGGCTGAAGCCAATGCTTCCgaagaagataaaataaaagctatgaTGACACAGTCTGGCCATGAATATGATCCAATCAA TTACATGAAGAAACCCTTGGGCCCACCTCCTCCCTCATACACCTGCTTTCGTTGTGGAAAACCTGGCCACTATATAAAGAACTGCCCAACAAATGGG GACAAAAATTTTGAGTCTGTTCCCAGAATTAAAAAGAGCACGGGAATTCCAAGGAGTTTCATGATGGAGGTGAAGGATCCCAACACCAAGGGTGCGATGCTGACCAACACGGGGAAATACGCGATACCAACTATTGACGC GGAAGCTTATGCTataggaaagaaggaaaaacctcCCTTCTTACCTGAGGAgccatcctcctcctctgaagAAGATGATCCTATTCCAGATGAGTTGTTATGTCTGATTTGTAAAGATATAATGACTGATGCAGTTGTCATTCCGTGCTGTGGAAACAGTTACTGTGATGAAT GTATTAGAACAGCCTTGCTGGAGTCTGAAGAGCATACCTGCCCAACTtgtcatcagacagatgtttcTCCAGATGCATTAATTGCCAACAAGTTCCTACGTCAG gcTGTGAACAACTTCAAAAATGAAACTGGCTACACAAAAAGGCTACGTAAGCAGgttcagcagcaacagcagcagcagcagcagcagccgccaccaccacctccacctccacctccaccaccCCTCATGAGACAAACCATCACACGCAacctccagcctctgctccGGCCAGCCATTTCCAGGCAGCAGGATCCAATAATGATCCCATTAGCTTCTCTGGCCTCTCGTTCTGCTGCTTTGTCATCCTTGGGCCCTGGTCCGTCACCTGGGCTGCCAGTAAATCCGTCTTCTGTCATTGTCTCTGATCTCCCTCCAGCAGTGTCCCTGTCTTTGCGTGGTGAAAAGCCAGATGGACCTTTTCG CAGTTTGTTGGAAGAGAAG GGCTATCAGGTACCTGTACTGAGACAACCAGCATTACCGAGTCTTCTGGGCCCTCAAGGACAATCAATACCCACAACTG GTCACCCAATGAGAGCTGGTGCCATTCGCTCAGCAGGAGGCAGACCAGGCTGGGAACT CTCAAATCGAGGACGCCCACATAGTGATCGTGCCCAAAGGACTCAGGCCCCAACACTACCAGCCTCAGCACCAGTCTTTGTGCCTGTGCCTCCACCTCCCCTGTATCCTCCACCACCCCACGCACTTCCTCTTCCTCCGGGGGTACCACCACCACAGTTTCCTCCTCAGTTTCCACCTGGTCAGCCTCCATCTGCTGGGTACCCTGTCCCCCCTCCAGGAtaccccccagctcctgcaaacATGTCATCAGCTTGGGTACCAGCAGCAGTACCAGCGGCTCATTCAAATACCATCCCAACGACACAAGCACCTCCCTTATCTAGGGAGGAGTTTTACAGAGAGCAGCGGAGACTGAAAGAGGA ggaaaagaaaaagtccaAACTTGATGAGTTTACAAATGATTTTGCTAAGGAATTGATGGAATATAAAAAGATTCAAAAGGAGCGTAGGCGTTCGTTTTCCAG GTCCAAGTCTCCCTATAGCGCGTCGTCCTACTCCAGAAGCTCCTACACCTACTCCAAGTCACGATCAGGTTCTTCCCGCTCTCGCTCCTACTCCCGCTCCTTTAGCCGCTCCCACTCCCGCTCCTACTCGCGGTCGCCGCCCTATCCCAGAAGAGGCAAAGGGAAGAGCCGCAACTACCGCTCTAGGTCACGGTCTCATGGTTATCACCGGTCAAGGTCGAGATCACCCCCCTACCGAAGGTACCACTCCCGGTCACGGTCGCCAGTCTTCAGAGGCCAGTCTCCCACTAAACGGACTGTACCCCAGGGGGAGGCGGAAAGGGAATATTTTAACAGGTTCAGAGAAGTTCCACCGTACGACATGAAAGCTTATTACGGCAGATCTGTTGACTTCAGAGATCCCTTTGAAAAGGAGAGATACAGAGAATGGGAGAGGAACTACAGGGAATGGTACGAGAAGTTCTACAAAGGCTACGCTGTTGGTGCTCAGCCTCGGCCTCCAGTAACAAGAGAGAACTTTTCCCCAGATAGGTTTGGTCCACCTGGGACCCGACGAGAAAATTCACCGTATGCTCGGGGACGCAGGGAGGATTATCCTGGtgggcagagccacagaaatCGTAACATAGCTGGAAATTACCCTGAAAAACCTTCTGGAAGAGAGAGCCATGCCATCAAGGATCCTACAAAATCAAAAGAGAAGGAGGTGGAAAATCCACTGGGCGATGGAAAAGgcaataaacacaaaaaacaccggaagagaagaaaaggggaTGAGAACGAAGGATTTCCCAGTGCAGAGTTGCTAGAAGGTGCAAGAAAACCAAGAGAACCAGGTGCAGCAGAAGATGTTAAAACAGACTCTTTGTTCATGCTACCAAGCAGAGATGATGCCACCCCTGTGAGAGACGAGCCAATGGAAGCAGATTCTATTGCTTTCAAACCAGtgtcagaaaaggagaaaaaagagaaggagaagccaAAAGCAAAAGCTGACAAGACAAAGCGGAAAGTTGAAGTGGCCGTTCCCCCCAAGAAAGATagtacagcaaaaccagcaaaagcTTCCCAAGAGAAGGCAGAAACTGATCGAGAAAAATCTCCTCGAGCAGAACCTCCTGTGAAAAAAGTGAAGGAGGAGTTGCCAAAGACAGAGAGTGTTAAAATATCTTCCTCTCAGAAGGATGAGAAGGCTCTTGGTACCCCACGGAAAGTTCACCCAAAAGCAACAAAAGATCACCCAGAAACTAGACCAACCaaggaggaaaaggcaaagaaagacCATCCAAAAGAAACCAAGTCAGAGAAGCCCTCCAACAAAGAGGACAAGGCTAAAAAACCTGCTGAAAAAGGCAAACCTGATGCAAAgcctgaaaaaagaaaaagaaaagcagatgaaaaggTTGACAAAGAACATGAAGCCACTGCCACAAAGGCCTCTAAACCAGAAACTGCTGAATCAAAACCATCGCCAAAGGGGAAGACTGAACCTGatggggaaaaaggagagagaacacCAGAGAAGGATAAAGCTGGTTTTCTTAACAACCCTGCAAAAAAGATTAAACTCAACCGAGAAACTGGGAAAAAGATTGTGAGTGGAGAAAATGTGCCACCTGCAAAAGAACCTGTTGAGAAACCTGAGCCAAGCAGTAGCAAAgttaaacaagaaaaagcaaagggaaaagcGAGAAGAAAAGTAGCAGCAGCCGATGGATCTAGTTCAACTCTTGTAGATTATACCAG caCCAGCTCTACTGGAGGAAGCCCCATtagaaagactgaagaaaagccAGATACAAAGCGGACTGTCATTAAGACCATGGAGGAGTATAATAACGATAATACAGCCCCTGCTGAAGATGTCATTATTATGATCCAGGTCCCTCAGTCAAAGTGGGATAAAGATGACTTTGAGTCTGAAGAGGAAGACATTAAATCTACCCAGGTGCCCACAAACATAGGAAAACCTGCCAGTGTTATAAAAAATGTGAGTGCTAAGCCACCGAACCCCataaaacacaatgaaaaagagacagagcctttggagaaaacacagaaaatgacaAAAGAGGCAAGTTATGAAAGCTCCCAGCATGACACTAAAAGTTCAAAAAGTTCTATGtcaaatgaaaaaggaaaaaccaaagACCGGGATCATTCTTTGTCAGACAAGGACACttctgagaagagaaagaacagTGTTCAGCCAGAAAAAGACCACTCAGAACGTGCAACTGagcaaggaaatggaaaaaacatttctcagtCTTCCAAAGACAGCAGATCTTCAGAGAAACATGACACTGGCCGTGGATCCACTGCTAAAGACTTTACTccaaacagagagaaaaaatctGACCATGATGGCAGCAGAGATCATTCTAGTTCCAAGCGCAGAGATGAAAAGAGCGAATTAGCCAGGAGGAAAGAGTCCCCTTCTCGACCCAGAGAATCCACATCAGTCCAGAAGAGCAAGCCAAGGGAGGAGCGAGCGGAGCTGCCCAAGAAGGGCGCTGGAGATGCCAAgaggagcagccacagcccctcGCGGGAGCGCAAGCCGGCTGAGCACAAAGCTGCTCATGAGGCCAAGTGGGCGGTGGAGGAACACAAACCTCCAGAGAAAAAcccaggaaaagagaaagagaagcctGTACCAGAAGTAAAGGTCAATAAAGAGAAAGAGCCAGCTGTTAATAAACCACCTGTGAAACAAGAATCACCAGAGGTAAAAGCTGAGAAGGAGAATGTGACGGGGCAGAACGATAAAAGCCTCGTCAAGCCTAAACCTCAGGTGAGCAGCTCCTCACGGCTCTCCTCTGATCTCACGCGAGAGACTGATGAGGCTGCCTTTGTACCAGACTACAATGAAAGTGACAGTGAGAGTAATGTATCTGCAAAAGAtgaggaagctgcaggaaaaaatccaaaggaagtgaaagaaaaggctGTTGTTGATAAGGTGAAAGAGgaaccagcagcacctgctgcagctgagcagcctgaAGCGAGCAGAAGCCAGAGCCAAAGCAGCCCCAGCGTTAGCCGCAGCCGCAGCCAGAGCCCCTCGGAGAGCCAGACTcgcagccacagcagcagtgccagctcagGAGAGAGTcaagacagcaagaaaaagaaaaagaaaaaggagaagaagaagcaCAAGAAGCATAAGAAACACAAGAAGCATAAGAAACACGCGGGAAACGAGACAGAATTGGAAAAGAgccaaaaacacaaacacaagaagaaaaagtcgAAGAAGAGCAAAGATAAAGAGAAAGATGACCAAAAAGTGAAATCTGTCCCTACATAG